A portion of the Aricia agestis chromosome 1, ilAriAges1.1, whole genome shotgun sequence genome contains these proteins:
- the LOC121728427 gene encoding protein slowmo: MKIWTSEHIFNHPWETVAQAAWRKYPNPMNPAVIGIDVVDRKVVDGVLITHRLVSSKWFFPRWAQALIGTAKICYASEKSEVNPNERQMTLKTSNLTFCRYIAVDETVKYTPHPSDASKTLLTQEAVVTVQGVPLSNYMEDLLANKISLNAGKGRQAIEWAIDKLDSEIKELANSACKSTDELLSQTKKSIDDITSTARKSMDDISSKAKRSLDDIEKLTKTNANQRS, encoded by the exons ATGAAGATTTGGACCTCCGAGCATATTTTTAA tCATCCTTGGGAGACCGTAGCTCAGGCAGCATGGAGGAAGTATCCCAATCCCATGAACCCAGCCGTTATCGGAATCGATGTTGTCGACAGGAAGGTAGTAGATGGAGTTTTAATTACTCATAGATTGGTGAGCTCGAAATGGTTCTTTCCAAGATGGGCACAAGcc CTAATCGGAACAGCCAAGATTTGCTATGCCAGTGAAAAGTCTGAAGTGAATCCAAACGAAAGACAAATGACCCTCAAAACCTCAAACCTCACATTCTGTCGGTACATAGCCGTTGATGAAACTGTGAAATACACACCTCACCCCTCTGATGCATCAAAAACTCTTCTCACACAAGAAGCTGTTGTTACTGTCCAG GGTGTTCCATTAAGCAACTACATGGAAGATCTTTTGGCAAACAAAATTTCTCTGAATGCTGGGAAAGGCCGTCAAGCAATTGAATGGGCTATTGACAAATTAGATTCGGAAATTAAGGAATTAGCAAATTCAGCATGCAAAAGCACAGATGAACTTTTGTCGCAAACAAAAAAGTCGATTGATGATATCACCTCTACAGCAAGAAAATCCATGGACGACATATCGTCTAAAGCAAAACGGTCTTTAGATGACATAGAGAAATTAACCAAGACAAATGCTAATCAACGAAGCTGA
- the LOC121727817 gene encoding diacylglycerol O-acyltransferase 1 isoform X1 — protein sequence MSSNGGDENGLRYRRALSVTKAEEITEKEKKARKLQLDKPIHKPRDSLFSWNSEFTNFTGLVNWGFLMLTIGGLRLCLENFLKYGIRVNPFEWLIVLTGYHEGYTHQYPSLALLIFSVVPAVLSLLIEKSMAVGIIAQKIGISLQIINIITVITLPVIVIFFKGSEFSFVGITTVCMIYLILFLKLWSYSQTNHWCRQGLKNKKNVNQLRRQSLSAPNWNELLNAEHAEQPVEEVKDEVMAGLTKYPDNLNLKDLFYFLLAPTLCYELNFPRTTRIRKRFLIKRLIEVMFGVNLMLALFQQWMIPSVKNSVFSFSQMSFVAMAERLLKLAVPNHLIWLCCFYLSFHSFLNLMGELLHFADRKFYGDWWNANNIQAFWSSWNIPVHMWALRHVYIPITDMGYSKTHASIVVFVISALFHEYLVSVPLQMFRLWAFLGMMAQPPLSVISRVAELRLGPRWGNLLVWSSLIIGQPLAIMMYYHDYAIAHMAPQP from the exons ATGAGTAGCAATGGAGGTGACGAAAATGGTTTGCGATATAGAAGGGCGCTAAGTGTAACTAAAGCCGAAGAAATAACCGAAAAGGAAAAGAAGGCTCGCAAATTACAGTTGGATAAACC GATCCACAAACCCAGGGATTCACTATTCTCATGGAACTCCGAATTCACAAATTTTACTGGATTAGTCAATTGGGGTTTCCTTATGCTCACCATAGGAGGACTTCGGTTGTGCTTAGAAAATTTTCTAAA ATACGGAATTCGTGTCAACCCCTTTGAGTGGCTTATAGTGCTGACAGGTTACCATGAGGGTTATACTCATCAATATCCATCTCTTGCTCTTTTaattt ttagtgTGGTCCCAGCAGTTCTTAGTTTATTGATTGAGAAGTCTATGGCAGTA GGAATAATAGCACAGAAAATCGGCATAAGCTTGCAAATAATTAACATTATCACTGTCATAACTTTGCCTGTTATTGTGATATTCTTCAAAGGTTCCGAATTCAGCTTTG TGGGCATAACAACAGTGTGTATGATATACCTCATACTGTTCCTGAAGTTGTGGAGTTATAGTCAAACGAATCATTGGTGCCGCCAAggattaaaaaacaaaaagaatgTAAACCAATTGCGACGACAAAGTTTATCCGCACCAAATTGGA atGAATTACTGAACGCAGAGCATGCAGAGC AACCCGTGGAGGAGGTGAAAGACGAAGTGATGGCGGGCCTCACCAAGTACCCTGATAACTTGAACCTGAAAGATCTCTTCTACTTTCTGTTAGCACCAACGCTTTGCTATGAACTTAACTTTCCACGTACCACACG GATTCGCAAAAGGTTTCTCATCAAGAGGTTAATAGAAGTGATGTTTGGAGTGAACTTAATGCTGGCGCTGTTCCAACAGTGGATGATACCATCTGTGAAGAATTCTGTGTTTTCCTTCTCACAGATGAGCTTTGTTGCAATGGCTGAAAGGTTGTTGAAGCTGGCT GTGCCCAACCACCTCATCTGGTTGTGCTGTTTTTACCTGAGCTTCCACTCGTTCCTGAACCTGATGGGCGAGCTGCTGCACTTCGCGGACCGCAAGTTCTACGGGGACTGGTGGAACGCCAACAATATCCAGGCGTTCTGGAGCTCGTGGAACATACCGGTCCACATGTGGGCGCTCCGCCACGTGTACATCCCCATCACGGACATGGGCTACAGCAAGACCCACGCCAGCATCGTAGTCTTCGTCATTTCGGCGCTGTTCCACGAGTATTTG GTGAGCGTCCCCCTGCAGATGTTCCGTCTATGGGCGTTCCTGGGCATGATGGCCCAACCGCCGCTGTCCGTGATCTCGCGGGTCGCCGAGCTCCGCCTGGGGCCGCGTTGGGGCAACCTGCTCGTGTGGAGCTCGCTCATCATCGGCCAGCCGCTAGCCATCATGATGTACTACCACGATTACGCCATCGCCCACATGGCGCCGCAGCCGTAG
- the LOC121727817 gene encoding diacylglycerol O-acyltransferase 1 isoform X2 gives MSSNGGDENGLRYRRALSVTKAEEITEKEKKARKLQLDKPIHKPRDSLFSWNSEFTNFTGLVNWGFLMLTIGGLRLCLENFLKYGIRVNPFEWLIVLTGYHEGYTHQYPSLALLIFSVVPAVLSLLIEKSMAVGIIAQKIGISLQIINIITVITLPVIVIFFKGSEFSFVGITTVCMIYLILFLKLWSYSQTNHWCRQGLKNKKNVNQLRRQSLSAPNWKPVEEVKDEVMAGLTKYPDNLNLKDLFYFLLAPTLCYELNFPRTTRIRKRFLIKRLIEVMFGVNLMLALFQQWMIPSVKNSVFSFSQMSFVAMAERLLKLAVPNHLIWLCCFYLSFHSFLNLMGELLHFADRKFYGDWWNANNIQAFWSSWNIPVHMWALRHVYIPITDMGYSKTHASIVVFVISALFHEYLVSVPLQMFRLWAFLGMMAQPPLSVISRVAELRLGPRWGNLLVWSSLIIGQPLAIMMYYHDYAIAHMAPQP, from the exons ATGAGTAGCAATGGAGGTGACGAAAATGGTTTGCGATATAGAAGGGCGCTAAGTGTAACTAAAGCCGAAGAAATAACCGAAAAGGAAAAGAAGGCTCGCAAATTACAGTTGGATAAACC GATCCACAAACCCAGGGATTCACTATTCTCATGGAACTCCGAATTCACAAATTTTACTGGATTAGTCAATTGGGGTTTCCTTATGCTCACCATAGGAGGACTTCGGTTGTGCTTAGAAAATTTTCTAAA ATACGGAATTCGTGTCAACCCCTTTGAGTGGCTTATAGTGCTGACAGGTTACCATGAGGGTTATACTCATCAATATCCATCTCTTGCTCTTTTaattt ttagtgTGGTCCCAGCAGTTCTTAGTTTATTGATTGAGAAGTCTATGGCAGTA GGAATAATAGCACAGAAAATCGGCATAAGCTTGCAAATAATTAACATTATCACTGTCATAACTTTGCCTGTTATTGTGATATTCTTCAAAGGTTCCGAATTCAGCTTTG TGGGCATAACAACAGTGTGTATGATATACCTCATACTGTTCCTGAAGTTGTGGAGTTATAGTCAAACGAATCATTGGTGCCGCCAAggattaaaaaacaaaaagaatgTAAACCAATTGCGACGACAAAGTTTATCCGCACCAAATTGGA AACCCGTGGAGGAGGTGAAAGACGAAGTGATGGCGGGCCTCACCAAGTACCCTGATAACTTGAACCTGAAAGATCTCTTCTACTTTCTGTTAGCACCAACGCTTTGCTATGAACTTAACTTTCCACGTACCACACG GATTCGCAAAAGGTTTCTCATCAAGAGGTTAATAGAAGTGATGTTTGGAGTGAACTTAATGCTGGCGCTGTTCCAACAGTGGATGATACCATCTGTGAAGAATTCTGTGTTTTCCTTCTCACAGATGAGCTTTGTTGCAATGGCTGAAAGGTTGTTGAAGCTGGCT GTGCCCAACCACCTCATCTGGTTGTGCTGTTTTTACCTGAGCTTCCACTCGTTCCTGAACCTGATGGGCGAGCTGCTGCACTTCGCGGACCGCAAGTTCTACGGGGACTGGTGGAACGCCAACAATATCCAGGCGTTCTGGAGCTCGTGGAACATACCGGTCCACATGTGGGCGCTCCGCCACGTGTACATCCCCATCACGGACATGGGCTACAGCAAGACCCACGCCAGCATCGTAGTCTTCGTCATTTCGGCGCTGTTCCACGAGTATTTG GTGAGCGTCCCCCTGCAGATGTTCCGTCTATGGGCGTTCCTGGGCATGATGGCCCAACCGCCGCTGTCCGTGATCTCGCGGGTCGCCGAGCTCCGCCTGGGGCCGCGTTGGGGCAACCTGCTCGTGTGGAGCTCGCTCATCATCGGCCAGCCGCTAGCCATCATGATGTACTACCACGATTACGCCATCGCCCACATGGCGCCGCAGCCGTAG